The following proteins are co-located in the Bacteroidales bacterium genome:
- a CDS encoding fibrobacter succinogenes major paralogous domain-containing protein: MLKNHVLILILLSYILRLSDINAQIVKDIEGNIYSTVKIGNQIWFFDNLRSTKFNDGTQIPLVKDAEVWAALKTPAFCWLNNDPENKEIYGALYNWYTVNTRKLCPKGWHVPTDEEWAAMISSLGDPALAGAKLKESDLGVWKNPDYVGTNEYGFTALPGGMRIYNGDFPDFSNNFAVWWSSTSTRNIEAWNRGLYFNSSQVYRGRENVKSGFSVRCLKD; this comes from the coding sequence ATGTTGAAAAATCATGTTTTAATATTGATACTGCTCTCTTATATTTTAAGGTTGTCAGACATAAATGCCCAGATAGTTAAAGACATTGAAGGGAATATTTATTCCACAGTAAAGATCGGGAATCAGATTTGGTTTTTTGATAATCTGAGGAGTACCAAATTTAATGATGGCACTCAAATTCCTCTCGTCAAAGATGCAGAGGTCTGGGCGGCATTGAAAACCCCGGCTTTTTGCTGGTTAAATAATGACCCTGAAAATAAAGAGATCTACGGTGCATTGTATAATTGGTATACAGTGAATACCAGGAAATTATGCCCAAAGGGATGGCATGTGCCAACTGACGAGGAATGGGCGGCTATGATTTCCTCACTTGGTGATCCTGCCCTCGCTGGAGCTAAACTGAAAGAGTCAGACCTTGGAGTTTGGAAAAACCCCGACTATGTTGGCACCAATGAATATGGTTTCACAGCCTTGCCGGGTGGTATGCGTATTTATAATGGTGATTTTCCTGATTTCAGCAATAATTTTGCTGTATGGTGGTCATCTACCAGCACCAGAAACATAGAAGCCTGGAACCGTGGCCTATATTTCAATAGCAGTCAGGTTTACAGAGGCAGGGAGAATGTGAAGAGTGGCTTTTCTGTGAGGTGCCTGAAGGATTAG
- a CDS encoding RagB/SusD family nutrient uptake outer membrane protein, with the protein MKNKVILFIFILLVSIQFNCSEDFLNIDTRGELNNSILANEKGINALLIGAYSMLDGVTEGFGWESASSNWLYGDIRGMIGNKGADAGDSNYDVSAIQTFSESANQWSGGYLNVKWREVYEAISRCNTAVSVIELAIMKETITSSQAELFLKQAKTLRGWYHFEAWRMWKKIPYIDENTIMDSVTNKTDIRNKIISDLTEGISLPDNMGQIGRFNGTVSKVLLAKAKMQMFNDYSGALPLLSEAKNGTKPDGSAIGLAPTYGEIFDIENRNGIEAVYTVQYSVNDGSGGWNGGYGEVLNFPYKSAGSPGGCCGFFQPTQEFVNSFRTFGGLPLPDNTYNYDPVKSDQGLRPTDPFTEDTGPLDPRLDWSVGRRGIPYWDWGLHTGSDWLRDQSYAGPYSPKKQVYKKSQEGKYTETGNWTSGWTANGYRMIRYADLLLLLAECQIETGDLDGALTNINFVRSRAANPDGFVKEADGVTPAANYVISLYPSFTGKDQARYAIRMERKLELGMEGHRWFDLNRWGITVTELNRVLAYEKTMPWGRSMYGSAIVGPEDVTYPIPKVQIDLSQGKLIQNR; encoded by the coding sequence ATGAAAAACAAAGTTATTCTCTTCATATTTATATTATTAGTGTCAATTCAGTTTAATTGCTCGGAAGATTTTCTGAATATTGATACCAGGGGCGAACTGAACAATAGTATACTTGCTAATGAAAAGGGTATCAACGCATTGCTGATTGGAGCATATTCAATGCTTGACGGAGTAACTGAAGGATTTGGTTGGGAATCTGCATCATCAAACTGGCTTTATGGTGATATCCGTGGGATGATTGGAAACAAGGGTGCCGATGCAGGCGATTCCAATTATGATGTAAGTGCTATTCAAACGTTTTCGGAGAGTGCTAACCAATGGTCAGGCGGGTACCTCAATGTTAAGTGGCGAGAGGTCTATGAGGCAATATCGAGATGCAACACTGCTGTTAGTGTTATCGAACTGGCTATTATGAAAGAGACAATAACCAGTTCTCAGGCAGAATTGTTCCTCAAACAGGCAAAAACACTTCGTGGCTGGTATCACTTTGAGGCCTGGCGAATGTGGAAGAAGATACCATATATAGATGAAAACACAATTATGGATAGTGTAACTAATAAAACTGATATACGCAATAAAATAATTTCCGATCTTACCGAGGGGATATCCCTGCCTGATAATATGGGTCAGATAGGGAGATTCAATGGCACAGTCTCAAAAGTACTGCTTGCAAAAGCAAAAATGCAGATGTTCAATGATTATTCAGGAGCTCTTCCCCTTCTTTCAGAAGCAAAAAACGGAACAAAACCAGATGGCTCTGCTATTGGACTTGCTCCGACATATGGAGAGATTTTTGATATTGAAAACCGTAATGGCATTGAAGCTGTATATACTGTTCAATATTCGGTTAATGACGGCTCAGGAGGCTGGAATGGCGGATACGGAGAGGTTCTTAACTTTCCCTATAAGTCGGCCGGCTCTCCGGGAGGATGCTGTGGATTCTTTCAGCCTACACAGGAGTTTGTAAATTCATTCAGAACCTTTGGAGGGTTGCCTTTACCTGACAATACTTATAATTATGACCCTGTGAAGAGCGATCAGGGATTAAGACCTACTGATCCTTTCACTGAAGATACAGGTCCTCTTGATCCAAGACTTGACTGGTCTGTGGGAAGAAGAGGTATTCCATATTGGGATTGGGGATTACATACAGGGTCCGACTGGTTACGCGATCAGTCTTATGCAGGTCCGTACAGTCCTAAAAAACAAGTATATAAGAAATCTCAGGAAGGAAAATATACTGAAACTGGTAACTGGACATCGGGCTGGACAGCAAACGGATACCGCATGATACGTTATGCTGATCTGTTGTTGCTTCTTGCTGAATGCCAGATAGAAACAGGTGACCTTGATGGTGCACTAACTAATATTAATTTTGTGCGTTCAAGGGCTGCAAATCCCGACGGATTTGTCAAAGAGGCAGATGGTGTTACCCCGGCCGCCAACTATGTAATATCCTTATATCCTTCCTTCACAGGTAAGGATCAGGCAAGGTATGCTATTCGAATGGAAAGAAAACTTGAACTGGGAATGGAAGGACACCGGTGGTTTGATCTTAACAGGTGGGGAATTACTGTAACAGAGCTTAACCGGGTATTAGCCTATGAGAAGACAATGCCCTGGGGCAGGTCAATGTACGGCTCTGCTATCGTGGGTCCTGAAGATGTTACATATCCTATCCCAAAAGTCCAGATAGACCTGAGCCAGGGAAAGCTTATCCAGAACCGGTAG